The following are encoded together in the Lactuca sativa cultivar Salinas chromosome 1, Lsat_Salinas_v11, whole genome shotgun sequence genome:
- the LOC111900858 gene encoding uncharacterized protein LOC111900858, whose product MDMDIPKGTIVFTTIGRPHYGFDVFSTPLPVNLQEFSEQRLTDGVSVNFNAQFIGPDEQHRLVYVSERSGSSQIYLDSEPLPYSAPEISLFHDRPIVRDGHLYFISAHETSDASFKSWSALYTLRLDVDDAAKTKTLSRLTPYGCVDYSPSLSQSGDLVAVASYGFRPWAGEFHHLETDIVVFRLSDPTNRWLVCSQGGWPTWSGDSVIYFHRQADDGWWSIFRLDLPSKFDLSPPPAPQRVTPPGVHCFTPAAMHNRPQVAVATRRKGDSYRHIEILDVESGKFYPVTKFLNPNIHHYNPFVSPQSGFLGYHRFRGGDSGEGESIIPNLNLVSSPVKGLRMVRVNGGFPSVSPAGDLIAFNPVFDSNGGVDIVKSDGSKRWSLLKGRTSFYNSWSPKEKNVIFTSIGPIFDSVKATVQIARISFDFKGDGEDDVEAEIKILTKEETGNNAFPSCSPDGKSVVFRSGRSGHKNLYVMDAVEGEFKGNSGIRQVTKGPWIDTMPSWSPDGNLIAFSSNRHNPDNAEAFSIYIMSPDGSNTRRIHVAGAEGSEEVDRERINHVCFSADGEWLLFTSNIGGVTSDPISLPNQFQPYGELYVTRLDGTGGLRRLTWNGYENGTPTWHPATVPELVNSGDKLLGRFDEPLWIKCDF is encoded by the coding sequence atggATATGGATATACCTAAAGGAACCATCGTCTTCACCACCATCGGCCGACCCCACTATGGGTTCGATGTTTTCTCCACTCCACTGCCTGTTAATCTCCAAGAATTTTCAGAGCAGCGCCTCACCGACGGTGTTTCTGTCAATTTCAATGCTCAATTCATTGGCCCCGATGAACAACACCGCCTGGTTTATGTTTCCGAGAGAAGTGGATCATCCCAAATCTATCTAGATTCAGAACCCTTACCCTACTCTGCACCTGAAATAAGTCTCTTCCATGATCGCCCCATCGTTAGAGATGGACATCTTTACTTCATATCCGCTCACGAAACCTCCGATGCATCTTTCAAAAGCTGGTCCGCCCTTTACACCCTCCGGTTAGATGTAGACGATGCTGCTAAAACTAAAACCCTGTCTCGCTTGACTCCTTACGGATGTGTGGACTATAGTCCATCTCTTTCTCAATCCGGAGACCTCGTCGCCGTTGCTTCTTATGGTTTTCGCCCTTGGGCCGGTGAATTTCACCATCTCGAAACGGATATCGTTGTTTTCCGTCTTTCAGACCCCACAAATCGCTGGCTCGTATGTTCACAAGGTGGATGGCCTACATGGTCTGGCGACTCTGTGATTTACTTCCACCGACAAGCCGACGATGGATGGTGGAGCATTTTCAGACTCGATTTACCCTCCAAGTTTGATCTTTCTCCACCTCCTGCTCCTCAGCGTGTCACTCCTCCAGGTGTTCACTGCTTTACGCCGGCTGCTATGCATAACCGCCCACAAGTTGCTGTCGCGACTCGCCGAAAGGGCGATAGTTACCGCCACATCGAAATTTTGGATGTGGAATCCGGCAAGTTTTATCCTGTAACCAAGTTTCTGAATCCTAATATTCATCACTACAACCCATTTGTTTCTCCGCAGTCGGGGTTCCTCGGTTATCACCGGTTTAGAGGCGGTGATTCTGGAGAGGGTGAGTCCATAATTCCAAACTTAAACCTGGTTTCATCCCCGGTTAAGGGTCTTAGAATGGTGAGGGTAAATGGGGGGTTCCCTTCAGTGTCTCCTGCCGGAGATCTGATCGCCTTCAATCCTGTCTTTGACTCAAATGGCGGTGTTGACATTGTGAAATCAGATGGATCAAAGAGGTGGAGTCTGTTAAAGGGACGAACATCATTCTACAATTCATGGAGCCCCAAGGAGAAAAACGTCATCTTCACGTCGATTGGGCCTATATTTGATTCTGTTAAAGCGACAGTGCAAATTGCACGAATATCCTTTGATTTTAAAGGAGATGGAGAAGATGATGTTGAAGCTGAAATCAAGATCCTGACCAAGGAGGAGACGGGCAACAACGCTTTTCCTTCGTGTTCACCGGACGGGAAAAGTGTGGTATTCCGATCAGGGCGGTCGGGCCACAAAAACCTCTACGTAATGGACGCCGTGGAAGGAGAATTTAAGGGTAACAGCGGCATCCGACAGGTAACGAAGGGACCATGGATTGACACAATGCCGAGCTGGTCGCCTGACGGGAACCTCATTGCTTTTTCTTCCAACAGACACAATCCGGACAATGCAGAAGCGTTCAGCATATACATCATGAGTCCAGACGGGAGCAATACACGTAGGATCCATGTGGCTGGAGCTGAAGGGTCTGAAGAGGTGGATAGGGAAAGGATAAACCATGTGTGCTTCAGTGCTGATGGGGAGTGGCTGTTGTTCACCTCGAATATAGGCGGAGTCACGTCGGACCCGATCTCCCTACCTAATCAGTTCCAGCCTTATGGAGAGCTTTATGTCACCCGTTTGGATGGTACTGGTGGTCTGCGGAGGCTCACTTGGAATGGATACGAAAACGGGACTCCCACGTGGCATCCTGCTACTGTTCCTGAGTTGGTGAATTCCGGGGATAAGTTGTTAGGTCGATTTGATGAACCACTATGGATCAAATGTGATTTCTAA